The proteins below are encoded in one region of Candidatus Methylomirabilota bacterium:
- a CDS encoding acyltransferase: protein MFRSGRAHLDSLDGVRGVAVLTVMLYHARIASFRGGFLGVDIFFVLSGFLITGLLLQEWEQAGSVDLKRFYLRRALRLLPALLALLVLALAFPRVFTPRLEDGESPRVWLAALASVSYASNWVRAFDLTDMSFLQHTWSLGIEEQFYTLWPLGLLLVLRARHRRLACITVVCAGIVGSAALRAARWQGRASLLRDYYSLETRLDSLLIGCLLALLLSWGLIPRTGRWITAIRAAAIASVVALALMINRAEYAGPATYHWLLFVAALCVGIVLLHLVHSPSRVVEAVLTVPGLVWLGRISYGVYLWHSPIQTGVLGEARMLRLGFTGPLRIAIPFVVTIAVAALSFYLLERPILRANARRRERIAAAQTLRRTTAQ from the coding sequence ATGTTCCGCAGCGGCCGGGCCCATCTCGACTCCCTGGACGGAGTTCGCGGCGTGGCGGTCCTGACGGTCATGCTCTACCACGCCCGAATCGCCAGCTTCCGGGGCGGGTTCCTCGGCGTCGATATCTTCTTCGTCCTGAGCGGATTCTTGATCACCGGTCTCCTCTTGCAGGAGTGGGAGCAGGCCGGCTCGGTCGACCTCAAGCGATTCTATCTGCGCAGAGCGCTCCGGCTGCTCCCCGCCCTGCTGGCCTTGCTCGTCCTGGCCCTGGCATTCCCGCGGGTGTTCACCCCGCGCCTCGAGGACGGCGAATCTCCTCGGGTCTGGCTCGCGGCACTCGCCTCTGTCTCGTACGCGTCCAACTGGGTGCGGGCTTTCGACCTGACCGACATGAGCTTTCTGCAGCACACCTGGTCGCTGGGGATCGAGGAGCAGTTCTACACCCTCTGGCCCCTCGGCCTGTTGCTCGTGCTGAGAGCGCGCCACCGCCGTCTCGCGTGCATCACCGTCGTCTGCGCCGGGATCGTCGGCTCCGCTGCCCTGCGGGCGGCCCGATGGCAGGGGCGAGCCTCCTTGTTGAGGGACTACTACAGCCTCGAGACCCGTCTCGATTCGCTGCTGATCGGCTGTCTGCTCGCGCTACTGCTGTCGTGGGGGTTGATCCCACGGACGGGCCGCTGGATCACCGCGATCCGCGCGGCCGCGATCGCGTCGGTCGTCGCCCTGGCGCTCATGATCAACCGCGCCGAATACGCGGGCCCAGCCACCTATCACTGGCTGCTGTTCGTGGCCGCGCTCTGCGTCGGCATCGTTCTCCTCCACCTCGTTCATTCCCCTTCTCGCGTGGTGGAGGCCGTCCTGACCGTGCCCGGCCTGGTGTGGCTCGGGCGCATCTCCTACGGGGTCTATCTCTGGCATAGCCCCATCCAGACCGGTGTCCTCGGGGAGGCGCGCATGCTCAGACTCGGCTTCACCGGCCCTTTGAGAATCGCGATCCCGTTCGTGGTCACGATCGCAGTGGCCGCGCTCTCCTTCTACCTGCTCGAGCGTCCGATCCTTCGAGCGAATGCCAGGCGGAGAGAGCGGATAGCCGCCGCGCAAACGTTGCGCCGAACCACAGCGCAGTAA
- the rfbF gene encoding glucose-1-phosphate cytidylyltransferase gives MKVVILAGGLGTRLSEETALRPKPMVEIGGQPILWHIMKHYAHHGFSEFICALGYKGEFIKRYFLDYQMLSGGITIDFSSGEIQQHSKEIEDWTVHLVDTGQQTLTGGRLKRLEPWLKDEPFMLTYGDGVSDVDLGQLLDFHRARGRIATITAVRPPARFGGLSFDGDLVREFKEKPQIGEGWINGGFMVFEPGVFAYLGGDDGHLEVEALERLAADGQLAAYRHERFWQCMDTLRDVRTLESLWHTGNAPWTTWMHRAPAPSPDR, from the coding sequence ATGAAGGTCGTGATACTCGCGGGTGGACTCGGGACACGCCTGTCCGAGGAGACGGCGCTCCGTCCGAAGCCCATGGTCGAGATCGGCGGGCAACCGATCCTCTGGCACATCATGAAACACTACGCGCATCACGGCTTCAGCGAGTTCATCTGCGCCCTCGGCTACAAGGGCGAGTTCATCAAGCGCTACTTCCTCGACTACCAGATGCTGAGCGGCGGCATCACCATCGATTTCTCGAGCGGGGAGATCCAGCAACACAGCAAGGAGATCGAGGACTGGACGGTTCACCTGGTGGATACCGGCCAGCAGACCCTCACCGGCGGCCGGCTCAAGCGGCTGGAGCCGTGGCTGAAGGACGAGCCGTTCATGCTGACCTACGGTGACGGAGTGAGCGACGTCGACCTGGGCCAGCTCCTCGACTTTCACCGCGCCCGGGGCCGCATCGCTACGATCACTGCGGTGCGTCCGCCCGCCCGATTCGGCGGCCTGAGCTTCGACGGCGACCTGGTCCGCGAGTTCAAAGAGAAGCCGCAGATCGGCGAGGGCTGGATCAACGGCGGCTTCATGGTGTTCGAGCCCGGGGTGTTCGCCTACCTGGGCGGCGACGACGGCCACCTCGAGGTCGAGGCGCTCGAGCGCCTGGCCGCGGATGGACAGCTCGCGGCCTATCGACACGAACGCTTCTGGCAATGCATGGACACGCTGCGTGACGTCCGGACCCTCGAGAGCCTGTGGCACACGGGCAACGCGCCCTGGACGACCTGGATGCATCGGGCGCCCGCGCCGAGCCCCGATCGATGA